From a single Vicinamibacteria bacterium genomic region:
- a CDS encoding sugar transferase, with the protein MKAFAILLDSRPGYLQGARGPASLLLAPLGPATMLGYLSEYLASMGHSNVTIATDFPPAPDYEQRIKDSGARVDAIVPIRELAARIADYEPSDWLLLIDPRCFPSTGLEPNALMPENDSGPLRVRHLVALEAHPGGTTERVQLDADGTVRRIQRYYDSATWVFTSGVACSLLPVSCTSGESDLPFGSLGDLRRTLAERGVPSNDVPILGGAFDLSQERDLLGLSERVVLDYFSRRRPTDDGWLEVGPGCQIHPSARLLGPIVLQDGAVIGPDVTVVGPAVIGAGARVERDALVAQCVVGPGSVVAPGLSLRHRAVFGATSEAGLAATPTPRHEPTTATSIERSEVQVKRRRSSASYAYLKAAFDLTASALGLLLLSPLLVVTAVLIKLESRGPVFYRHRREGKGGRIFECLKFRTMFAGADAQQRGLLSQNQVDGPQFKLDQDPRVTRLGRALRALNLDELPQLINVLLLEMSLVGPRPSPFRENQLCVPWRHGRLSVRPGITGLWQVCRQRRSQGDFHQWIYFDLLYVRHLSFLVDLKILAATVLTLGGQWPIPLSWIVSPRHLEEQR; encoded by the coding sequence TTGAAGGCCTTCGCAATTCTTCTCGACTCACGACCAGGCTACCTGCAAGGTGCTCGCGGGCCGGCCTCGCTCCTCCTGGCCCCGCTCGGGCCGGCTACGATGCTGGGCTATTTGAGCGAGTACTTGGCGTCGATGGGTCACTCCAACGTCACCATCGCCACTGATTTCCCGCCCGCGCCCGACTACGAGCAGCGCATCAAGGACTCCGGGGCTCGGGTCGACGCGATCGTCCCCATCCGTGAGCTCGCGGCCCGGATCGCCGACTACGAGCCCTCGGACTGGCTGTTGCTCATAGACCCGCGGTGCTTTCCTTCGACGGGCCTTGAGCCCAACGCCCTGATGCCGGAGAACGACTCCGGTCCCCTGCGGGTGCGCCATCTAGTCGCCCTCGAGGCTCACCCCGGTGGCACAACCGAGCGTGTTCAGCTCGACGCGGATGGCACGGTCCGCCGCATCCAACGCTATTACGACTCCGCTACTTGGGTGTTCACTTCGGGGGTCGCTTGCTCCCTCTTACCCGTCTCGTGCACGAGCGGAGAGAGCGATCTGCCGTTCGGGTCCCTGGGCGATCTCCGTCGCACCCTTGCCGAACGCGGGGTACCCAGCAACGATGTCCCTATCTTAGGGGGAGCGTTTGACCTCTCGCAGGAGCGCGATCTGCTCGGCCTCTCCGAGCGGGTGGTGCTCGACTATTTCTCTCGGCGTCGGCCGACGGACGATGGTTGGCTCGAGGTCGGGCCGGGGTGCCAGATCCACCCCTCGGCGCGCCTGCTGGGCCCCATCGTCCTGCAGGACGGAGCGGTGATCGGCCCCGACGTGACGGTCGTCGGGCCGGCGGTCATTGGGGCCGGAGCGCGGGTGGAGAGGGATGCCCTGGTGGCGCAGTGCGTGGTCGGACCGGGCTCGGTTGTCGCTCCCGGCTTGAGCCTACGCCACCGAGCTGTCTTCGGGGCCACCAGCGAGGCGGGGTTGGCGGCGACTCCAACCCCGCGACACGAGCCGACCACAGCGACGAGCATCGAGCGTTCCGAGGTGCAAGTCAAGAGGCGCCGCTCGTCGGCCAGCTATGCCTACCTCAAGGCCGCGTTCGACCTGACCGCCTCCGCCCTGGGTCTCCTCCTGCTGAGCCCCCTCCTTGTCGTAACCGCCGTCCTCATTAAGCTCGAGTCGCGGGGGCCGGTCTTCTACCGCCACCGACGCGAGGGCAAGGGAGGACGCATCTTCGAGTGCTTGAAGTTCCGGACCATGTTCGCAGGGGCGGATGCCCAGCAGCGCGGGCTCTTGTCTCAGAACCAAGTGGACGGGCCCCAGTTCAAGCTAGACCAGGACCCGAGGGTCACTCGCCTCGGACGTGCCCTGCGCGCGCTGAACCTGGACGAGCTGCCCCAGCTCATCAACGTGCTCTTGCTCGAGATGAGCCTCGTGGGCCCCCGGCCCTCGCCCTTCCGTGAGAACCAGCTATGCGTCCCCTGGCGGCATGGGCGACTGTCCGTGCGCCCTGGCATCACCGGGCTCTGGCAGGTCTGCCGGCAGCGCCGGTCGCAGGGCGACTTCCACCAGTGGATTTACTTCGACTTGCTCTATGTCCGGCACCTGTCGTTCCTCGTCGACCTGAAGATCCTTGCCGCCACGGTCCTGACCCTGGGCGGTCAGTGGCCGATCCCGCTTTCGTGGATCGTCTCGCCCCGCCATCTGGAGGAGCAGCGTTGA
- a CDS encoding VCBS repeat-containing protein, with protein sequence MGTYGWTLDSADPAHPGPWALPRGASLEIQFPVRSLQKLSGATTNSYLQSYVHALDGASNPWGNSTQPVSVGDKPPGSRLGQGGADFDNDLRADPTVYHQANGLWYVRQSSTESTFSVSLGGTGYTPLSGDFDWDGHADLAVYQQSSGLWFIRKSSTGTTYSYGFGGPGFTPVPADYDGDQQTDFAVYHQASGLWYINKSTTLTTGNVGFGGTGYAPVPKDYDGDGKTDLAVYHQASGLWFIQQSSTGAVTTTGFGGPGFVPVPRDYDGDGKADLAVFHPASGLWYIRPSGGGPDIVQGFGGSAYTPVPADYDGDGKADIAVYHEVSGLWFIKQSTTGTTVSFAYGGTGFTPVNY encoded by the coding sequence ATGGGGACCTACGGCTGGACCCTGGATTCTGCCGATCCTGCACACCCGGGGCCCTGGGCCCTGCCCAGGGGCGCTAGTCTCGAGATCCAGTTCCCGGTTCGCTCCCTCCAGAAGCTGAGCGGCGCCACCACCAACTCGTATCTCCAGTCCTATGTCCACGCCCTGGACGGGGCGAGCAATCCCTGGGGAAACTCGACCCAGCCCGTCTCTGTCGGTGACAAGCCGCCCGGCTCCCGCCTGGGTCAGGGGGGGGCCGACTTCGACAACGACCTCCGCGCAGACCCCACCGTCTACCACCAAGCCAACGGGCTCTGGTACGTCCGGCAATCGTCGACGGAATCGACTTTCTCGGTGAGCCTCGGAGGCACGGGGTACACGCCCCTCTCGGGCGACTTCGATTGGGATGGTCACGCGGACCTGGCCGTCTACCAACAGAGCTCTGGGCTGTGGTTCATCCGGAAGTCCTCGACGGGCACGACTTACTCCTACGGCTTCGGGGGCCCCGGCTTCACACCGGTTCCCGCCGACTACGATGGGGACCAACAAACGGATTTCGCCGTCTACCATCAGGCGAGCGGGCTCTGGTACATCAACAAGAGTACGACGCTCACCACGGGGAACGTCGGGTTCGGGGGCACTGGTTACGCCCCGGTGCCGAAGGATTACGACGGAGACGGAAAGACGGACCTGGCCGTCTACCACCAGGCCAGCGGTCTCTGGTTCATCCAGCAGTCCTCGACCGGAGCCGTCACCACCACCGGCTTCGGCGGCCCCGGGTTCGTGCCCGTGCCCCGCGACTATGACGGCGATGGCAAGGCCGACCTCGCCGTCTTCCACCCCGCGAGCGGCCTCTGGTACATCCGGCCGTCGGGCGGGGGCCCGGACATCGTGCAGGGCTTCGGCGGGTCGGCCTACACCCCCGTGCCCGCAGACTACGACGGAGACGGGAAGGCGGACATCGCCGTCTATCACGAGGTGAGCGGGCTCTGGTTCATCAAGCAATCGACGACGGGCACGACCGTCTCCTTCGCCTACGGCGGCACCGGGTTCACCCCCGTCAACTACTGA
- a CDS encoding transcription termination/antitermination NusG family protein has translation MLTEAAACLELADTGAALVSQPLGLSLAAKPWHVLWTHSHCEEMVYDQLTVRRFHPFLPKIGVWSVRAGRGRLVSAPMFPGYLFLNDSLDKAAHIEVRKARGLVRILGERWDRPAVVPEAEIEAIRRLAVSGEPVFPHPYLREGQRARIVSGPLAELEGILLRMRPEKGLLVLSVHMLQRSVAVEVECAQVVPA, from the coding sequence TTGCTGACGGAAGCTGCGGCCTGTCTCGAACTCGCTGACACGGGCGCCGCCCTTGTGTCTCAACCACTGGGGCTCTCCCTGGCCGCCAAGCCTTGGCACGTGCTGTGGACCCACAGCCACTGTGAGGAGATGGTCTACGACCAACTCACGGTCAGACGGTTTCACCCCTTCCTGCCCAAGATCGGTGTGTGGTCCGTGCGGGCCGGCCGGGGCCGGCTGGTGAGCGCCCCAATGTTCCCCGGCTACTTGTTCCTGAACGACTCCCTCGACAAGGCCGCCCACATCGAGGTCCGCAAGGCTCGGGGCTTGGTGCGCATCCTAGGGGAGCGGTGGGACCGCCCGGCGGTGGTGCCGGAGGCGGAGATTGAGGCTATCCGCCGGCTGGCTGTCTCGGGTGAGCCTGTCTTTCCCCATCCCTACCTCCGCGAAGGCCAGCGGGCGCGCATCGTCTCGGGTCCGTTGGCAGAGCTGGAGGGCATCCTGTTGAGGATGCGCCCAGAGAAGGGCCTCCTGGTGCTGTCCGTGCATATGCTTCAGCGCAGCGTCGCCGTCGAGGTGGAATGCGCACAAGTGGTGCCCGCCTGA